The following proteins are encoded in a genomic region of Sorangiineae bacterium MSr12523:
- a CDS encoding MlaD family protein, producing MAKLTQAAKVGAFVVLAGAASFLVYRTVSKDVAGGGNYIIYAKLKDATGLANHSRVAIAGIPVGTIHRIKLEDGMARIDVRVNGDVALYDNATIGKKNASLLGESVIVLTPGTEDHRRLKDGDQINVIVEQASTDQIMNDVADIAKQVKEVAKQLANSVGTEQGGENIRLILQNLADATDALNQTVRENRTVIRETLQHVGAIAANGEPQIAKILENVRVITEDVKTITAQTGQGSTGAEIRETITHLNESSKRLESALGHIDSVAGRADRGEGTIGRLSKDETLINEVQGVAEGVNDYVGGLTRLQAVVGLRADYNFLANTVKNYVELRLQPREDKYYVIELINDPRGKTTITQTDVDTTNPRDPAHYRTITTTTTDAFRFSLQFARRLGPFTGRFGIKESTGGIGLDLHLLQDRFEFKQDLFGFGEEIQPRYRIYVGYEFIHRLWLLGGVDHVFLPNRRDYFIGLQLRFTDDDLKTILPFAGSATPSR from the coding sequence ATGGCGAAGCTCACGCAAGCGGCGAAGGTCGGAGCGTTCGTCGTCTTGGCCGGTGCCGCTTCTTTTCTCGTCTACCGCACCGTCAGCAAGGACGTCGCGGGCGGCGGTAACTACATCATTTACGCAAAACTCAAGGACGCGACCGGTCTCGCGAACCACTCGCGCGTGGCCATCGCCGGCATTCCCGTCGGCACCATCCATCGCATCAAGCTCGAAGATGGCATGGCCCGCATCGACGTGCGCGTGAACGGCGACGTGGCGCTTTACGACAACGCGACCATCGGCAAGAAGAATGCGTCGCTCCTCGGCGAAAGCGTCATCGTGCTCACCCCCGGCACCGAAGACCACCGCCGCTTGAAGGACGGCGACCAGATCAACGTCATCGTCGAGCAAGCCTCGACGGACCAGATCATGAACGACGTCGCGGACATCGCCAAGCAGGTGAAGGAGGTGGCCAAGCAACTCGCCAACTCCGTCGGCACCGAGCAGGGCGGCGAGAACATCCGCCTCATTTTGCAGAACCTCGCCGATGCCACCGACGCGCTCAATCAGACGGTGCGCGAGAATCGCACGGTTATCCGCGAGACGTTGCAGCACGTCGGAGCCATCGCCGCCAACGGCGAGCCGCAGATTGCGAAAATCCTCGAGAACGTGCGGGTCATCACGGAGGACGTGAAGACGATCACCGCGCAGACGGGGCAGGGGAGCACCGGCGCCGAGATCCGCGAGACCATCACGCACCTCAATGAGTCGAGCAAGCGCCTCGAAAGCGCCCTCGGGCACATCGACAGCGTCGCTGGCCGCGCCGATCGCGGCGAGGGCACCATCGGGCGCCTCTCGAAGGACGAGACCCTCATCAACGAGGTGCAGGGCGTGGCCGAGGGCGTGAACGACTACGTGGGCGGCCTCACGCGCCTGCAGGCGGTGGTCGGTTTGCGTGCGGACTACAACTTTCTCGCGAACACCGTCAAAAACTACGTCGAGCTGCGTCTGCAGCCGCGCGAGGACAAGTACTACGTCATCGAGCTGATCAACGATCCGCGCGGCAAGACGACCATCACCCAGACCGACGTCGACACGACCAACCCGCGGGATCCGGCGCACTACCGCACCATCACCACGACCACGACGGACGCCTTCCGCTTCTCGCTCCAATTCGCGCGACGCCTCGGTCCCTTCACGGGCCGTTTCGGCATCAAGGAATCCACCGGCGGCATCGGCCTCGATCTGCACCTGCTGCAAGATCGCTTCGAGTTCAAGCAAGACCTCTTCGGCTTCGGCGAAGAGATCCAACCGCGCTACCGCATCTACGTCGGCTACGAGTTCATTCACCGCCTATGGCTGCTCGGCGGTGTCGATCACGTCTTCCTACCCAACCGCCGTGACTACTTCATCGGTCTGCAACTGCGCTTCACCGATGACGACCTCAAGACCATTCTCCCCTTCGCCGGCAGCGCCACCCCGAGTCGGTGA